From the Sebastes umbrosus isolate fSebUmb1 chromosome 2, fSebUmb1.pri, whole genome shotgun sequence genome, one window contains:
- the cers3a gene encoding ceramide synthase 2 isoform X2 translates to MFDTVYEWFWWDRIWLPVNLTWADLEDREDRVYAKASHLYVTVPYTFAFLLIRYLFERWIATPLAVSAGIKQRGHLKADDNPILEHFYVTRCRNPAQADIDGLSKKSSLSVRQVARWFRRRRSQDHPGKLKKFREASWRFVFYLLAFIGGLVALYDKEWFYDTREVWTGFPKQSMLESQYWYYILEMSFYGSLLLSVAFDVKRKDFREQIIHHLATLLLLSFSWCVNYIRIGTLVMIVHDASDVLLESAKLFNYAKWEKTCQSLFVVFSVVFMVTRLIIFPFWLIHCTWVYPIHHYPAFFGYYFFNVMLVVLLCLHIFWAHLILRMIRKFIFGTLTRDERSDNEEEEEEEESSQSEDESEEQHKLVNGLALREKEDKNGSFGCLSPPETIFRSKTVY, encoded by the exons ATGTTTGACACGGTGTATGAGTGGTTCTGGTGGGACAGAATCTGGCTGCCTGTGAACCTGACGTGGGCCGACCTGGAGGACAGGGAGGACCGGGTCTATGCCAAAGCCTCACATCTCTACGTCACCGTCCCCTACACCTTCGCCTTCTTACTCATCAGATACCTGTTTGAAAG GTGGATAGCAACACCACTCGCAGTCTCTGCTGGGATCAAGCAGAGAGGCCATCTGAAAGCAGACGACAACCCCATTCTGGAACATTTCTACGTTACTCGGTGCAGAAATCCTGCTCAG GCAGACATTGATGGGCTGTCTAAGAAAAGCAGTTTGTCAGTGAGACAAGTCGCACGCTGGTTCAGAAGAAGACGCAGTCAGGACCATCCCGGAAAACTGAAGAAGTTCAGAGAGGCCAG CTGGAGGTTTGTCTTCTACCTGTTGGCGTTCATCGGAGGACTAGTAGCCCTGTACGAT AAAGAATGGTTTTATGACACTCGAGAAGTATGGACAGGATTTCCAAAGCAG tccATGCTGGAGTCTCAGTACTGGTATTATATCTTGGAGATGAGCTTCTATGGCTCTCTTCTCTTAAGCGTCGCCTTCGATGTCAAGAGAAAG GACTTCAGGGAGCAAATCATCCACCACTTAGCCACACTGCTCCTCTTATCATTTTCCTGGTGTGTCAACTACATCCGTATAGGAACACTggtcatgattgtccatgatgcCTCTGATGTTTTACTGGAG TCTGCCAAATTATTCAACTATGCCAAATGGGAGAAAACCTGCCAAAgtctttttgttgtgttttccgTGGTGTTTATGGTAACACGACTGATCATCTTCCCATTCTG GCTGATCCACTGTACCTGGGTCTACCCCATTCACCACTACCCTGCCTTCTTTGGCTACTACTTCTTCAACGTGATGCTGGTGGTCCTTCTCTGTCTGCACATATTCTGGGCCCACCTCATTCTCCGCATGATCAGAAAATTCATCTTTGGCACT CTGACCAGAGATGAGAGAAGTGacaatgaagaggaagaggaggaggaagagagcagCCAGTCAGAGGACGAAAGTGAGGAACAGCACAAGCTTGTCAATGGATTGGCGCTCCGTGAGAAGGAAGACAAGAACGGCAGCTTTGGATGTTTATCTCCACCAGAGACCATCTTCCGGTCAAAGACTGTATACTGA
- the cers3a gene encoding ceramide synthase 2 isoform X1 yields the protein MCLCFCSAALRGADTSPSVRLISVFPGSLERCTPTGWCLAKAAVLAARRSPEVTLLTPNSAFVVQASGGSVGGGGMFDTVYEWFWWDRIWLPVNLTWADLEDREDRVYAKASHLYVTVPYTFAFLLIRYLFERWIATPLAVSAGIKQRGHLKADDNPILEHFYVTRCRNPAQADIDGLSKKSSLSVRQVARWFRRRRSQDHPGKLKKFREASWRFVFYLLAFIGGLVALYDKEWFYDTREVWTGFPKQSMLESQYWYYILEMSFYGSLLLSVAFDVKRKDFREQIIHHLATLLLLSFSWCVNYIRIGTLVMIVHDASDVLLESAKLFNYAKWEKTCQSLFVVFSVVFMVTRLIIFPFWLIHCTWVYPIHHYPAFFGYYFFNVMLVVLLCLHIFWAHLILRMIRKFIFGTLTRDERSDNEEEEEEEESSQSEDESEEQHKLVNGLALREKEDKNGSFGCLSPPETIFRSKTVY from the exons atgtgtctatgtttttgttccgctgctttgcgtGGAGCTGACACCAGTCCGTCCGTCCGCCTGATCTCTGTcttccccggctctctggagcgctgtaCCCCTACAGGCTGgtgtctggcaaaagcagcggtgctGGCGGCGAGGAGGTCCCCAGAAGTTACCTTGCTAACTCCAAATTCTGCttttgtagtacaggcctctggtggcTCTGTTGGGGGTGGAGGGATGTTTGACACGGTGTATGAGTGGTTCTGGTGGGACAGAATCTGGCTGCCTGTGAACCTGACGTGGGCCGACCTGGAGGACAGGGAGGACCGGGTCTATGCCAAAGCCTCACATCTCTACGTCACCGTCCCCTACACCTTCGCCTTCTTACTCATCAGATACCTGTTTGAAAG GTGGATAGCAACACCACTCGCAGTCTCTGCTGGGATCAAGCAGAGAGGCCATCTGAAAGCAGACGACAACCCCATTCTGGAACATTTCTACGTTACTCGGTGCAGAAATCCTGCTCAG GCAGACATTGATGGGCTGTCTAAGAAAAGCAGTTTGTCAGTGAGACAAGTCGCACGCTGGTTCAGAAGAAGACGCAGTCAGGACCATCCCGGAAAACTGAAGAAGTTCAGAGAGGCCAG CTGGAGGTTTGTCTTCTACCTGTTGGCGTTCATCGGAGGACTAGTAGCCCTGTACGAT AAAGAATGGTTTTATGACACTCGAGAAGTATGGACAGGATTTCCAAAGCAG tccATGCTGGAGTCTCAGTACTGGTATTATATCTTGGAGATGAGCTTCTATGGCTCTCTTCTCTTAAGCGTCGCCTTCGATGTCAAGAGAAAG GACTTCAGGGAGCAAATCATCCACCACTTAGCCACACTGCTCCTCTTATCATTTTCCTGGTGTGTCAACTACATCCGTATAGGAACACTggtcatgattgtccatgatgcCTCTGATGTTTTACTGGAG TCTGCCAAATTATTCAACTATGCCAAATGGGAGAAAACCTGCCAAAgtctttttgttgtgttttccgTGGTGTTTATGGTAACACGACTGATCATCTTCCCATTCTG GCTGATCCACTGTACCTGGGTCTACCCCATTCACCACTACCCTGCCTTCTTTGGCTACTACTTCTTCAACGTGATGCTGGTGGTCCTTCTCTGTCTGCACATATTCTGGGCCCACCTCATTCTCCGCATGATCAGAAAATTCATCTTTGGCACT CTGACCAGAGATGAGAGAAGTGacaatgaagaggaagaggaggaggaagagagcagCCAGTCAGAGGACGAAAGTGAGGAACAGCACAAGCTTGTCAATGGATTGGCGCTCCGTGAGAAGGAAGACAAGAACGGCAGCTTTGGATGTTTATCTCCACCAGAGACCATCTTCCGGTCAAAGACTGTATACTGA